The following DNA comes from Pongo pygmaeus isolate AG05252 chromosome 9, NHGRI_mPonPyg2-v2.0_pri, whole genome shotgun sequence.
GTGAAACGCCAAAGGCTGAACTTACAACCAGACTCGCAGGCAACACCTTGCCTTGTGCCACGCTTCAATCATGAAGAGGATATGAGAAAGAGTAAGAGAAAGGAGACACAAAAAATGGCATTTCCATAGCAGAGGCCCCAAGGCCAGTCCATTTGATTCTCTGGATTTCTTTTCTGCACAATGATGGAAGGTAGCCTGGGAAAGCCATTCATCTCAGGCTTCACCTTGGATACCTTTCTACTCACTGAACTAAGAGACTGATTCCATTCTTTAGTGTACCAATTGCCTCATAAATCCAGAAATAGCAGGGACATTCGTTTTTGATAATGTATCCATATATATTAGGTTTATTCtattgaaaattttattaaaatccttCATTTATCTTCCAGATAGTAGATTCTATTAACCAAGTTTCATAAAGAGTTCTGGTTCCCAGAGGTAAGAACTGAGCCTGGCTTTCTGGTTACATGTTTACTGGTAACCCCGTCTTTCCCTACAACACTTAAGCATATTTAAAGACTATACCTTCCCCTGCCTCCAGCCAGGATTGTAAGCTCCTCAAGAGCATGGCTGTGTCTTTTAACATCAAGGCTCCATGTGAGAAGAGTTCCTGCTGTATTATAAGTGCCTAATATGCATTTGTAAGTGAAGAAATCTATTCTGTGGTGTCTGCTTTAATATTAAGAGATGGCTTGGCAGAGATTACAAAGCAGCTTCATTGTCTAAAATGGAACTAGATCCTGTGGGTAGCAGGTCCATTGGTGCCACTCACAGGAGGCCTCAAAGAAACCAAACTGCCCCACAAATCTGCGGGAGTCTTCATTTTCTTCCAGCACAGagatgtaaaatggaatattctTCTGACGCAGATATTTCATGTATCGCACCATCACTCGTGCCATGTTGCCTGTCCTTCGGTATTTTTCCATGCTGTAGGCCATTCCTACTTCACAAGAAGGGTCCATGGTTACCCATGAGACCGGGACTCCCTCTGGGCCAAGCAAACAGGCTGATGGCAGGTCTTCTATGCAGTGCTTGATGTAATGCAGGCTCCTCTCATTCTTCCCTCGCTTCCAGTTGTCATTTACCAGGCCAGCATAAGACACATCCAGCTGGGCATACTTAAAGTTGGGAGTTTCgctgtagaaaacaaaaagaaagccaaCAACTTTCATCCCCACTCCTGTAATTTCTAGGTGCCATCCCAATCTAGAAATCCCAGGAACTCTTCTTGTTTAAAGACTCACCATTGCAGTTTTGGATTTTGAACTTTGACAACATTTATTCATCCCAAGGAATGAATTCATCCTCTCTTCATTCCAAAACTGATTTATGTGAATTACAAACATTTACAAGGAATAGCAATTATAAATGATCAGCACATGTTTTTGTACCTTTCAAATTCATCATCTGGGTGGCCTGTCTCAGCCCAGCTTCCAAGCTTGCTTTTATTGGAGGCATTGAGCTTCAGAATATCTTCTGTAACCAAGAGGAGTGCTCTCGAATGCTCTACTTTCACTGACTTTGAAAATGTAGCCGCTCTTATCCCCTCAGCTAAACTTTCTTGAAAACCTGGGAAGAAAGCCAAGAAAGCAATATTGTCAGACATGGAGTTCTCTACTTACACTGCTCCCACCTGATTAATACCTCAGTGCttagtagttctcaaacttgagttTACACCACAATCAGATGGAGTCCTTGTCACACCACAGATTGCTCCAACTCTCCCAGTACCCAGAGTTTCTgtgaatttacatttctaatgAGCTCTCAGGTGATGCTAATGCTGTTACTTGAAGACacaatttgagaagcactgctgcTTGCCCATTTCTTCAGACTCGTTACCTTGGATTTGGAGTCTCTGTTTCCAGTTTATGATCTCACAATTTTTCAAAACTTCTTCTGATTTTTGAGGTTCTTTGGAGAATATATGATATACATTTGTGTATGAATCCATGTCATCAGTCATCTCCTGTATTGGATGGTGTAAGATCAGGTCATTCCCTTGAACTTTTTCTTCACCTCTCACTGGTTGcaattatcagaaaaatgaaagttcaaaagataattttaacagTGACCCATGATGGCTGCAGCTAGGCACATCAATAATAAAACCTAGGCCTATAAGCTACCACTGACCTCTTACCTGTGTAACTGgagtttgttaaatatttaaccCTGACAAGTATTGGTTATAAACCTCTTTAGCACATGCAGAACTAAGACAGGATGAAATCAGTCACCCTCCACCAGGCCTTAAGAAGCCTCACCTTTCTCCCTACCCACTCAACTGCACACTTACCTTCTTTTATGTATAGCATCACCAAGCACCCAGCAGAATAAGAAAATGCAACAATTGCTTCTCTCCCTGCTTCTCTTACCACCTGTGCCAAACGGATACTCCTGTTATATATACTGTGCCCCAGGTAACCTACTGTGGGACACGTTCTGGGTTGTACTGAGTTTGTGTTGTTAAGACTTAAGTCCTTAAACTTGgctcaaaataaatttaactgtGATTTCTCTAGTTTTTAGTGCCTACTGTTTCACCAGACACCTAGAGTCAATAGTGTCCTAGAATCTACAGTGTCCAGGGCTTAAGTAAGATACTTTAGTGAATATAAACATTAATGAGACATTGCCTTTTCCCAAGCCTACAGGATATCAGCCTATTCGAAGAGTGACACTGGCTTTACACCCAGAAGCCCACAAAATAGAATGATGTAACTGAATTTTTGGTAGCTCTCTGGGTAATTTATGTGGTGATAGACTCTTGGGTTTGAAAGAAAGAGACTCGTGATCCCATTCTGGCAAGACAGAAACTTCATTGGAAGATGAGGATCTGTTTATCAGGGGAAATAGAAACAATAAGTGTGAGCGTTTTAGCAGTGAATGTATTAATATTATGTTGGAAATCATATTGCTAAAGAGTTAAAGAGAAAATAGTGTAATTAATTTAAAGAAACCTTCAAGAATTGCAGGGTGCTTTTATAAATGCAAGTTCCTGAATATGGTCAAAACCAAAACATCAGTGAATTTAGAAGAGTAGATGTTTTAAAAGAcctgattttaaaagaatgacCAAAAATAGCCAAGTAAATAGTCaaggaaatatataaaagaatatcaaagtaaactagaaaataagaaatggaacaatttgtaaaaatgaaagCTATAAATAATGAAATGGAGAGCAAGACATAGTGCAAAGGATATATAAAGccaaaagttcatttttaaatggcaaaaagggagagagaagaagaaagagagataaaCTTCTGGTAAggcatttattaaaagaaatacaagagaaagagaaaaaagcaaaaaaaaaaaaagactataatcTATGATAacagaaacagaagaaacagagaaaagaacaaaagacttCTAATAGAAGATTACATACTACTCCAAGGCAAGATATTtactgataaaagaaatggaTGTTATCCCTCAAGAATAAACTATCAATATTGactttcaaaaaaatagaaatcctcaacaaactaatagaaaatatcagaaatgaaattaaacatctaccttttaaaaagtagacaagaattatggcctccagctccatccatgttgctacaaaggacatgattttattattttctattgctgtgtagtatCCCATAAAAATACATGTACCAAGTTTTTTATCCAATCTACCTTTGAtgagcacctgggttgattccctgtctttgctattgtgaactgtgcagcaatgaacatacaagtgcatgtgtcatgttggtagaatgattcattttcttttgggtattcACCTAGTAAAGacattgctgggtcagatggcaactctgttttaagttctctaAGAAATTTCCAGACTACTTTCCACAGTGcaataatcctaagcaaattattgctgtaatagaaaatcaaatatcacatgctctcactcataactgggagCTAAGCATTGACCACACATGGGCATAAATGTAGGAACAATAGACAGTGTGGACTACCAGAAGGTGGAGTAAAAGGGGCTGGGTtagaaaactacctattgggtactatgctcactaccaggGTGATGGAATTTGTCCATACTCCAAGAATCAGCATCATGCAAtcttcccatgtaacaaatctgcacatgtaccccctgtatctaaaaagaatgttgaaattaaaaaataaaatgtagctaaaatcagattattttacatttaaattctaCATAAGCCAGAAACAAACACATGATTTTAATAGTAGACTTCAGTAACAGATGAAAAGATCCTAATGCCAAATCTGGCAAGGAAATAACAAAAAGAGAGTTATGACCACATTCCCTTATGCATGCAGAtacaaaaattatgaataaaatattcagtagCATATACAAAAAATGTGAACATGAATGGTTGGTTTTAGAAAGGCCAGAATGGCTTTGATTGGAAGGTCTTTTAGTGTAGTaagttaaaggagaaaaaaattacatgagtGTATAAACTGCcaaatagaaaagacaaaaatgaaataacataaaatttaccctgCATTCTAAATATAAGTTCTATGAAAGTAGGAACAACAGGAAAATGCTCTAAACCTGTAAATACAGAATCAAATGTAATTCCAAATGTAAGCTTTTATAGCTATTTAAAATCAGGGATGAGACaatatagaaatattattattattagttggaattgttttcttaggTTGCATATTATGCAATAACGCAAGAAACTAAAAACCCATACAAATATTGGCAAAGCAGCAGCAAATTACTTTGTTTGTAGATTACAGTATTACACACTTAGAAAATCCAAGAGActtcaacaaaaaacaaaacaaataatcccccacacaaacagaattttaaagaatagtgGGACATATTTGGAAATCAAGAATACAAATACAaagcaataacaaaataataatgctCAGAAATATaacaggaaaataatttaataatcttAACAAATAGTATAAAATACCTAAGGGTAAACTTAATGGAAAAATCACTTAGTTTATCACAGGAAAACACTAACATTTTACCAGATGGCATAGAATGCAAACTGAAAAGAGTGAGAAAAAGACCATATTTCTTGATGAAAAAATTTAGTGTCACAAAAATAGTAATCCTTCCAAAATTGTCAAAAAATGCTCCTCCAATACCAATCACAACTGCAATAGTTATTTGGGGTAGTTGGTGGGAAACTGGAAGAATTAGTTTATCTTCTTATAGCTATTAAGTTTACAAGAAATAGGAAAGTAAAAAATGACTGGTGAAGGGTGATTTGCTTTATTGGATATTAAAATTTAccacaaaaacaatgaaataccatgaaaaaagactagaaaaaatacagaaacagataCAAAAATGTATAACTTGTTATATTACAAAATAGACATTTATGTTTCAGTAGGGAATGACTTATTTAAGAAATGGTACTAACATAATTAGCCAGCCATAAGGAAGATTAATATAAAAGAATGTTAATTCATgctattcaaaaatatattccaaatagAATGAAGTTTGCAAtgtcaaaagtaaaaattaactcatgataagacaaaatgagaaaacagttGTATGATCTTGGAGTAGCAAAAATCTTCCTAATTATTAACCAGAAAAACCCAAAACCTCAGAAGTCATAgtgaaaaagataatatatttgattacatgaaaataaaaaattacttaatgTCAAAATCCccatcaataaaatagaaaataattataaattgggCAACAAATTTGTAGCATACACCTTTTTTTAGTATCCTTAGTATCCAAAACACTTACAAAATTTTGAGAATGACACAAAACCCCAGTGTAAAAAtggtcaaaggatataaacaggTCAAAAGTAAACACCAAATGACTGAGAAACGTGAAAATATaatatgttcaatatcactagtcagggaaatgcaaattaaatctatGAGAAGATGCCATTTTTCACCCACCAGTTTGGGATAAATTAAAAGAGGGATAATATTcagtgctggtgagaatgtggggaAACAATTCTTCCATACATtgctaataaatataaaattgtggAATCCAATCCTTTGGGAAGGTAATTTGGCATTGCCTGCTTAGAATAAGATAAACTGTAACTTGGAGATATTCCTTTTGGAAATCAATTGTACTGAGAAAAATTTCCAGGATGTAAAGATATGTATATGAAGATGTTTATTGAAGCTTGTTTGCAGTGGCAAAGAAGTATGAACAGTTTGAACCCAACAGCAGGAGAATGATTGACTAAATAGCATTGCATTGACTCCATGAAATGCCACAGTTATTAAAACGAATACTTTAGTGCTGTATTGATTCACCCAAAGTGATTTCCATATGTTAAAGGCAAATTAAGAGTGATGACAAAAGAGATCATCAGTGAATATCcctctttgcatttttttgttttgtttttttagatggagtctcgctccgtcgctcgaggctggagtgcagtggtgggatctcagctcactgcaagctccgcctcccagtttcacaccattctccggcctcagcctcctacgtagttgggactacaggcgcccgccaccgcgcctggctaatttttttttttttttgtatttttagtagagacggggtttcactgtggtctcgatctcctgacctcttgatccgcccgcctcggcctcccaaagtgctgggattccttCTGTGTATTAATATGGGCAAGGACACTGATTACACCAAGGGgtaggaaaggaggagaggagggaagggaaggtaagaggttattaactttttaaaatcatgttggATTTTTTTACTTGTATAATCAACATAGATTATCTTTGTGATTAAAAACCaagaatgaaaaaattaatttttttctagataaaTTCTCCTACATCCCACCCTGAAAAGCTCTTATTCAAAATCAGATTGACTTTCAATACTGAAAGAAACATGGTATGCTATGGAATCAGACTAGGTGAATGCACTTCCAAGTAAATTGCGGcatatttcattctttcctttttgtttttttttttttttggtcttatatCTGTGGTGTggaacttttatattttcatatttttgtttattgactCATTTTATAAAAACTAGCTTTGTGCAAAGCAATGCATATCTGAAGTTATGGCTTGATGCTATAGTTGCATtgctaaaatacatataataactACAAACTTACTGAAGTAAAAAGAACTATTTGACTTCCTACAGTTATCTAGCATATCACACTTTGAAGAAATTGGACCACTGATTAAATAAACTAAACATTAATCTTTGATCCCAAATTTTCAGGAAGCCAGGAGATTAAAAGAACATCCCTAAGGAAGGTGTTAGGCTCAGCCTGGTTCCCATCCCCTTTACCCCTCTGTTCCTCAAGCTAGGGTCACTTTGTCACTTTCTGCATCCCAATCCTGACCCAGTTTGCAAACTAGTCTTGACCTGGTGTGGCTTATTATTATTTGGGGGCTCAGCGTTTACACCCACATGAAGTTGGGCTGGCAATGACGCTTCAGTTTACTAACCAGATGTTTatgaaacacacaaacacaaaggtgaagtatttaggaaaaaaatacaccTAGGTTTGTATTACTATTTCAGCTCAATCATTTATTCCTTGTGTGTCCTCAGCCAATAATGGCTAATTATGGTAAACACTATTTACAGTTATGTGCTATGTACTAAGTGTTTAACATACAGTATCTCATTTAAACCTTGTGTAATCCTCTGAAGAAGATCctcttattttccccattttaacaGATGATGAAACTCACAGAAGTGCCTATGGTTATATAGCTAGTAAAAGTGGTAGAGTCCACTGAACTTGAATTCAGATTGGGCAATGCTTTAACATCAGGAATCCAGCAGCTACATGACTTAATATTTCTCAATGTCgtttccttatctcta
Coding sequences within:
- the GLYATL1 gene encoding glycine N-acyltransferase-like protein 1 isoform X1; its protein translation is MILLNNSHKLLALYKSLARSIPESLKVYGSVYHINHGNPFNMEVLVDSWPEYQMVIIRPQKQEMTDDMDSYTNVYHIFSKEPQKSEEVLKNCEIINWKQRLQIQGFQESLAEGIRAATFSKSVKVEHSRALLLVTEDILKLNASNKSKLGSWAETGHPDDEFESETPNFKYAQLDVSYAGLVNDNWKRGKNERSLHYIKHCIEDLPSACLLGPEGVPVSWVTMDPSCEVGMAYSMEKYRRTGNMARVMVRYMKYLRQKNIPFYISVLEENEDSRRFVGQFGFFEASCEWHQWTCYPQDLVPF
- the GLYATL1 gene encoding glycine N-acyltransferase-like protein 1 isoform X2, encoding MEVLVDSWPEYQMVIIRPQKQEMTDDMDSYTNVYHIFSKEPQKSEEVLKNCEIINWKQRLQIQGFQESLAEGIRAATFSKSVKVEHSRALLLVTEDILKLNASNKSKLGSWAETGHPDDEFESETPNFKYAQLDVSYAGLVNDNWKRGKNERSLHYIKHCIEDLPSACLLGPEGVPVSWVTMDPSCEVGMAYSMEKYRRTGNMARVMVRYMKYLRQKNIPFYISVLEENEDSRRFVGQFGFFEASCEWHQWTCYPQDLVPF